The proteins below are encoded in one region of Paenibacillus sp. YYML68:
- a CDS encoding radical SAM/SPASM domain-containing protein, with translation MILNKFHLRYPLDDKETLFINTLTGALDYFSNDVIEYIDRLTTYGPAATQTKEEEALVHLLKQRGYMYDSVQEENKRIQQALTFSTPLQQMEYVICPTYTCNFRCPYCFEDHSIHEKISLMTDEQLDAVMLAIDYFHKESGLQKGFLQLFGGEPLLPFTRDIVKKICDKAVTMDFRITCNTNGFHLESYVDLMFHYRDRINITVTVDGPEEIHDKRRILTGGQGTFSRIEKGVLAALKKGIGIVLRVNIDKTNINYVGDLVNHYRKNGFIEHEAFLLHFAPITDHTCKGTGDTIMEGFEIIKRLRKDIPDLEELEKNNRLRIGPDMYRFLHTVMRLDPELRSRASEFVPHIVFCESVQGRKVVFGPDSHMYACADLIGRPEYKIGNYFPNFELTHWKWSKWKAFNSLTIQQCSSCHCAPICGGGCAAEALITYGNLDKPHCTHADQQVYNYLDSIRDELLCSVGD, from the coding sequence ATGATTCTAAATAAATTTCATTTGCGTTATCCGCTAGATGACAAAGAAACCCTCTTTATTAATACGTTGACCGGTGCTCTTGACTATTTCTCAAACGATGTTATTGAGTATATAGATCGACTAACAACATATGGACCTGCTGCCACACAAACAAAAGAAGAGGAAGCTCTTGTACATCTTCTGAAGCAAAGAGGTTATATGTATGATAGTGTTCAAGAGGAGAATAAGAGAATTCAGCAGGCTTTGACTTTTTCTACCCCACTACAACAAATGGAATACGTGATATGCCCCACTTATACTTGTAATTTCAGATGTCCTTATTGTTTCGAGGATCATAGTATTCATGAGAAAATTTCTCTTATGACAGATGAGCAATTAGATGCTGTGATGCTTGCGATAGATTATTTTCATAAAGAAAGTGGACTACAGAAGGGATTTTTACAACTATTTGGTGGAGAACCCTTGCTGCCTTTTACCCGTGATATCGTGAAGAAGATATGCGATAAAGCCGTTACTATGGATTTTAGAATTACTTGTAATACAAATGGGTTTCATCTCGAGAGTTATGTCGATTTAATGTTCCACTACAGGGATCGCATAAACATAACAGTTACTGTTGACGGTCCTGAAGAAATTCATGATAAGCGCCGTATCTTAACGGGAGGGCAAGGGACGTTTTCTCGGATTGAAAAGGGCGTATTAGCTGCGCTAAAAAAAGGAATTGGAATAGTTCTAAGGGTAAATATTGACAAAACTAACATCAATTACGTTGGAGATTTGGTCAATCATTATCGAAAAAATGGTTTTATTGAGCACGAAGCCTTTTTACTCCATTTTGCGCCTATTACTGATCATACTTGTAAGGGCACAGGTGATACGATAATGGAAGGTTTTGAGATCATAAAACGGTTAAGAAAAGATATTCCAGACCTCGAAGAACTAGAAAAAAACAATCGTTTGCGTATAGGTCCTGATATGTATCGCTTTTTACATACCGTAATGCGGTTGGACCCAGAACTTCGTAGCAGAGCAAGTGAATTTGTACCTCACATTGTTTTTTGTGAATCTGTGCAAGGGCGTAAAGTTGTTTTTGGCCCAGACAGCCATATGTATGCGTGTGCTGATTTAATTGGCCGGCCTGAATATAAAATAGGTAATTATTTTCCGAATTTCGAGTTAACCCATTGGAAATGGAGTAAGTGGAAGGCGTTTAATTCTCTTACAATACAGCAGTGCAGTAGCTGCCATTGTGCTCCGATTTGCGGTGGGGGTTGTGCAGCAGAGGCGCTGATTACATATGGGAACTTGGACAAGCCACATTGTACTCATGCCGATCAACAAGTATACAATTACTTAGATAGTATTCGAGACGAGCTCT